Sequence from the uncultured Draconibacterium sp. genome:
TGAATTCGTGAGCCACGATCAACTGCAGCCCAAAACTGCAATAAAACAACTTTGCCACGTAACGACGACAGCGCAACTTCGTCTCCATCAGGATTAGGCAAAACAATATCAGGACTGTTATCGCCTTGTTCCTGAATAAACTTTTTCATATCTACCGCCTGCTTTTCACGAACAATCTGCAGTGTATTGTTATAAAGTGCCTGCACCTGTTCTGATTTTGGATAGATTGAATTCAATGCCGAAGCCGCAGTTTTCATTACCTGCAAATCACGAATAATAAACGATGCATCTTCGTTGCCAAACTTTTGATAAAGCGCTAACACACTGGCCATTGAAAAAGGATTTTCGCGAACGAAATCTGTAGAGAACTCGATTTGCTCATTAACAATTGAGTCGTATTCTTCAGCCCAGAGTGGTCGTGCACTATCATACTCCGGATTTCCTTTATACAAATTATCTAACGATCGAATTGAATCCAGTTTATGACGGGTTTCTTTTAATTTCGAATCCAGTAATTTCACCTGTACCGAACCGGGAGAACCTTCAACATGGTATTCGCGATCGAAATTAGCAGCGTCGGCTTCAACGGTAACTGTTTCTGCTGAGTCAACCAGTAGTGTGATAAAACTCTGATCGTTAAGTTTTAAAAGGTAAAATGTAGGAATTCCGGTCATTGCCGAAATTTCGAATTCACCTTTTTTATTGATTGTTGTTTCTGCTATCTTTTTTAGCGTATTGGTGTGCAATTCCTCCAGAACAATGGTTTGGTCTTCGGCGTGCGTAATTTTACCACGGATTGTAAACTCCTTTTCTTTCTTACACCCCCCCAGCACAAGCAGGGCAGCTACTAAAAAAAATAAAACTCTGTACGTCATGTTTTTTAATCTGATTAATAAAATCTATCTAAAAGGTGTTGTAAACGTGCAAATTGGTTTCAAACTTAAGTTATTTCCAAAGATGCCCAAATAGTATAAAGGCCGTAAAATTAACAATTTTGCATACATCGAAAATAGCAATCAAAGAAAATAACAATTTTTATCGTTTCAATTGAATATTAAGGCAATTCCAAAAGCATAAAATATTAAGGCAATTCCAAAAGCATAAATAAACCAACTTATTTTATATTATTTTCTGTAAAATCGTTAAAAAAGGCATTCCTTGGTATATAATTTTACCCCGATTCGCTGCCCCGACTTTAATAGCTTTAAAATTTTCAATAGGTTTGTAGCGCAAAACATTTTATACAAAACCAGTGAAGATCCATTATTCGCTCAACGATTTTAATGCCACTAACCCTGTAGTAACCATCGGTACTTTCGATGGGCTGCACAAAGGACATCAATCGGTTATTGAAGAATTAAAACAACTGGCCAGTGAAATTAATGGCGAAACGGTGATCTTTACCTTTTACCCGCACCCCCGGGTTGTAACTTCGCCCAACGAAAAAAGCCTTCGTTTGCTGACGACCAAAGAGGAGAAAATTAAGTTGTTCGAAAAGTTTGGCGTCGATCACCTGATCATTTATCCTTTTAACAAAGAATTTGCGGAGTTATCGTACACCGACTTTGTAAAAGATATTTTGGTGAATAAAATAGGCACACGTTGTTTGGTTGTGGGTTACGATCACCGTTTTGGAAAAAATCGTGAGGGCGGTTACGAATACTTGCAGGCATGTGCTAAGAAGAACAATTTTACCGTTAAAAAAACCGATGCATTGTCGGTTGAGGCCGAAAAAGTGAGTTCTACAAAAATAAGGGCAGCATTACAATCGGGCGATATAAAAAAGGCCAACCAGTACCTGGGTTACGAGTTTACCTTGCACGGAACCGTTGTAAAAGGTATGCAACTTGGCCGCAAACTGGGTTTCCCCACCGCAAACATTGAAGCATCGGATAAATACAAAATTATTCCGGGCTACGGCGTTTATGCTGTTTTAGTTGAAATTGAAGACAAACAGTATAAAGGCATGCTGAATATAGGCACGCGCCCAACCTTTAACAACAATGCCGACAACAGAAGTATAGAGGTAAATATTTTTGATTTTTCGGGCGATATGTATGGCAACGATATCACGTTGATTTTTATCGACAAAATCAGGGAAGAACAGAAATTCGCAGGTGTTGATGCTTTGGTAGAGCAGCTTAAAACCGACAAACAAATAGCACTTCAGCTTCTTACCGACTACTAGTCTTTCTTTAACAAACTGCAGCTTATTGGCAAATGATCTGACATTCGGTAATCGAGCGTCTTAAAATTGTATGACTCAAACCGGTCGCCATGCAAAATATAATCAATACGAAACGAAGGCAATTTTCCGATGTAGGTACGGCCTATTCCCTGCCCCGAATTAACAAAAGCATCGGTTAATCCATCGGCTAAAATGTGGTACGAAAAAGAAACCGGCGTATCGTTAAAATCGCCGCAAACAATCACATTATGAGGCGACTCATCGATATATTTTCGAATTTCGCGCACCTGCTTTGCACGCGACTGAAAGGCCTCTTTAAATTTCGCCCCCATTTCTTTCACTTCCTCAATGTCTTTTTCCTCGTTTATTCCCGGCGATTCAATAATTGAATATTTAGTCGGGTCGATGTGGTAGGATTGTAAATGAATATTGAAAATACGAACCGTATCCGAGTCGATCAAAACATCGGTATAAATGGTAATATTTCTGGAATTTTCAAATCGTATTTCGCCCATATTTAGAATCGGATAGCGGGTCATGGTTACCGAACCATAACTGGTGCTCGAACGCGCAAACTGGTAGTGTTTTATCGATTCTAGATTTTGTACTGTTTGGGCAAGATTGAAAATGTTGTTCTTTCGCAAACGGGCTTCCTGTAAACAAATAATATCTGCATTTTGGTCGGCTAAAAACGAGATGATCTTTGTTGCATTTTCTCTCTGCGTTCCGCTGGTGTCGGCCACAAAATGTTTTACGTTGTACGACACAACCTTAATAGTTGCCTCCTCGCTGCTTTTACCTTTTAGCTGCATAAAATGAGTGAAGTACCCCCAACCAATTAACACCATTCCTCCCGACAAAAGGGCATATCGCGGTTTAAATAAAATCCAAAGTACAATAAACAGGAGATTACCACCCAGCAAAAACGGGTAGGCCATTCCGAATAACGACGGCAGCCAATACTTATCGGGCGGAATGTACACCGCCAGGTACGATATCGCTAAGGCCAGGGCCAGCAGCATATTGACAAGAAACAGTATTGTACGGAGTGCTTTTCTCAAAATGTTGATTTAAGTTATCTGCAAAATAAAAAATCGTTTGCAATAATTAACGCTAAAAAATCATTTTCATGATGCAGTTACGGTTTATTTTTGACATCGGAGCATGCGGTTTTTCCAGTTCAAATCGCGACGTAATTCTATCGACTTAAATCCCAATTGTTTAACAAGAGCTATCATTTCTTCACCCAGGTTTTCGTTGATCTCAAAAAACAGGTTACCGCTTTCGTTTAAATGTTTCGAAGCAAACTGCGCGATAGTGCGGTAAAAAATCAACGGATCAGTATCGCTTACGAACAAAGCCAACCCGGGTTCGTGCTCCAACACATTGGCTTCCATCTGCTTTTTTTCGCGCTCCATTACATAGGGCGGATTGCTAACGATAACATCAAAACGCGGCCACGAGCGCTCATTCCACTTTAAAATATCAGAGAGTTCAAATGCCACTTCAAGCTTATGCTTATGTGCATTTTCTCTTGCAATCAACAGTGCATTCTCTGATACATCAACAGCCATAACCTCTGCAGTGGGGAGTTCATTTTTTAAGGCCAGCGGAATACAGCCACTTCCGGTGCCAATATCCAGAATTTTTGCAGCTATCGGAATCTTCGTTTTACAGATCCAGTCTACCAGCTCCTCGGTTTCCGGCCGCGGAATTAAAACGCCCGGCTGTACTTTCAGCTCTAATCCGTAAAATTCGGTAATACCCAAAATATATTGAATGGGTTCGTGGGTTTTAAGTCGCTTAACAATCGCCTTTATCCGATCCGATTCGGAGGTTTCCAACACCCTGTCTTTTTCCAGAATCATTTGCGTGTACGACAAACCCAACACGCTATTCATTATTAGTTGTACAAATCCGGTAATTTCGGTTTCGGGATAAAACGGTGCCAATTCTGCCCGGATGTATTGAATAGTTTTCTGCATTGTGTACTTTTGTTACTGCAAATTTAGTCTTTCCTTGAAAATGACAACCGAAGAAAAATATATGGCTCGATGTATTGAGCTGGCCCGTATGGGTGCCGGACATGTTTCGCCTAACCCGATGGTTGGTTGCGTTATCGTTCATTCCGGCCGGATTATCGGCGAAGGATTTCACCAGAAACACGGGCAGGCTCATGCCGAAGTAAACGCCATAAACTCGGTTACCGATGCAGCAAAACTAAAAGAAAGTACCATTTATGTTTCGTTGGAACCCTGTGCACATTACGGGTTAACACCACCTTGTTCCGACCTGATTATTCAGAAACAAATTCCGCGTGTGGTAGTTGGCAGTATCGATCCGTTTGCCAAAGTGGCCGGGAAAGGAATTGAAAGACTAAAAAATGCCGGTATTGAAGTAAAAACAGGCGTTCTGAAAAAAGAATGCGACGAGCTGAACAGGCGCTTTTTTACTTTTCATAAAAAACAACGGCCTTACATTTTGCTGAAATGGGCACAAACTTCTGATGGGTTTATCGATAAAGACCGAAGTGCAGAAGACTATGGAGAGCCAACCTGGATTACCGGGCCGCGGGCACTGTTGCGGGTACACCAAATGCGGGCGGAAGAGGATGCAATTATGGTAGGTACAAATACCGCCGAGAAAGATAATCCATCGCTAACCGTACGGCTGATAAAAGGAAAAAATCCGCTGCGTATTGTGCTCGACCGCCAGCTGCGTCTAGACAAACAACTGAACCTTTTCGATAATTCAACCGAAACAATTGTTTTTAACGGGCTAGAGAACCACAGCTACAAAAAAAACGAATACATTAAAATCGATTTCTCTGATCAGCTTCTCCCACAAATACTGGAAGTGCTACATCAAAAGAATATTCTCTCGCTGATCGTTGAAGGAGGACAGCAATTGCTTACAACTTTTATCGATGCAGGGTTATGGGACGAAGCGCATGTTTACACCGGGCACACCTATTTTGGCAAGGGTATAAAAGCACCTGAGTTATCAGCCACTTCAACTGAAAATGAATTAATAGGGAAAGACAAACTTGTAGTCTACAGAAATACGGCTGGATAGAATCACCTGAGATTGTAGGGAATTACAATTATGGGGCGACACTAAAAATATAATGATTTGCGGCCTGCCGGCGGCCTTCATTTTTGTCTTACCACAAAAACGAAGCACGAGGAAGGCATTTCCGAGCCAAGGCTGCTTTTTGTCTTCACCCTACGTTTTTATAAAACCTAAGTTCGGACGGGTGATCTCCTCGATCCCTCGGAGCTTCCCGCTCTCACTAAAGTTTTATTTCAACTTCGGGCAAAGCCCAAAAGAGGCCGTCGACAAATGTAACGTTAGCCACATCAAAGCCTGACTGCGAATACATGTGGGAAGAACCATTTCAATTGACTCGTTGCGGGAATCTAATGAATCCTGCTAGTTAAACGTTATGTGCGGTCCTCCGGGAATGATCTTCTTTTTCAGCACATTTTCCACGTACATAAAATAGTAGAACAGTTTGTGGTTCATCTCAAAACCGTAATCCTCA
This genomic interval carries:
- a CDS encoding bifunctional riboflavin kinase/FAD synthetase is translated as MKIHYSLNDFNATNPVVTIGTFDGLHKGHQSVIEELKQLASEINGETVIFTFYPHPRVVTSPNEKSLRLLTTKEEKIKLFEKFGVDHLIIYPFNKEFAELSYTDFVKDILVNKIGTRCLVVGYDHRFGKNREGGYEYLQACAKKNNFTVKKTDALSVEAEKVSSTKIRAALQSGDIKKANQYLGYEFTLHGTVVKGMQLGRKLGFPTANIEASDKYKIIPGYGVYAVLVEIEDKQYKGMLNIGTRPTFNNNADNRSIEVNIFDFSGDMYGNDITLIFIDKIREEQKFAGVDALVEQLKTDKQIALQLLTDY
- a CDS encoding TlpA disulfide reductase family protein encodes the protein MTYRVLFFLVAALLVLGGCKKEKEFTIRGKITHAEDQTIVLEELHTNTLKKIAETTINKKGEFEISAMTGIPTFYLLKLNDQSFITLLVDSAETVTVEADAANFDREYHVEGSPGSVQVKLLDSKLKETRHKLDSIRSLDNLYKGNPEYDSARPLWAEEYDSIVNEQIEFSTDFVRENPFSMASVLALYQKFGNEDASFIIRDLQVMKTAASALNSIYPKSEQVQALYNNTLQIVREKQAVDMKKFIQEQGDNSPDIVLPNPDGDEVALSSLRGKVVLLQFWAAVDRGSRIQNPVLVEAYKKYKRKGFEIYQVSVDVNRAEWVDAIDQDKLTWINVGDMAGSKMAAAVYNVQSVPFNYLLNEEGEIVAKNLKGPALDKALAQLLD
- the prmC gene encoding peptide chain release factor N(5)-glutamine methyltransferase; translated protein: MQKTIQYIRAELAPFYPETEITGFVQLIMNSVLGLSYTQMILEKDRVLETSESDRIKAIVKRLKTHEPIQYILGITEFYGLELKVQPGVLIPRPETEELVDWICKTKIPIAAKILDIGTGSGCIPLALKNELPTAEVMAVDVSENALLIARENAHKHKLEVAFELSDILKWNERSWPRFDVIVSNPPYVMEREKKQMEANVLEHEPGLALFVSDTDPLIFYRTIAQFASKHLNESGNLFFEINENLGEEMIALVKQLGFKSIELRRDLNWKNRMLRCQK
- a CDS encoding endonuclease/exonuclease/phosphatase family protein, translating into MRKALRTILFLVNMLLALALAISYLAVYIPPDKYWLPSLFGMAYPFLLGGNLLFIVLWILFKPRYALLSGGMVLIGWGYFTHFMQLKGKSSEEATIKVVSYNVKHFVADTSGTQRENATKIISFLADQNADIICLQEARLRKNNIFNLAQTVQNLESIKHYQFARSSTSYGSVTMTRYPILNMGEIRFENSRNITIYTDVLIDSDTVRIFNIHLQSYHIDPTKYSIIESPGINEEKDIEEVKEMGAKFKEAFQSRAKQVREIRKYIDESPHNVIVCGDFNDTPVSFSYHILADGLTDAFVNSGQGIGRTYIGKLPSFRIDYILHGDRFESYNFKTLDYRMSDHLPISCSLLKKD
- the ribD gene encoding bifunctional diaminohydroxyphosphoribosylaminopyrimidine deaminase/5-amino-6-(5-phosphoribosylamino)uracil reductase RibD, which encodes MTTEEKYMARCIELARMGAGHVSPNPMVGCVIVHSGRIIGEGFHQKHGQAHAEVNAINSVTDAAKLKESTIYVSLEPCAHYGLTPPCSDLIIQKQIPRVVVGSIDPFAKVAGKGIERLKNAGIEVKTGVLKKECDELNRRFFTFHKKQRPYILLKWAQTSDGFIDKDRSAEDYGEPTWITGPRALLRVHQMRAEEDAIMVGTNTAEKDNPSLTVRLIKGKNPLRIVLDRQLRLDKQLNLFDNSTETIVFNGLENHSYKKNEYIKIDFSDQLLPQILEVLHQKNILSLIVEGGQQLLTTFIDAGLWDEAHVYTGHTYFGKGIKAPELSATSTENELIGKDKLVVYRNTAG